One window of the Zea mays cultivar B73 chromosome 3, Zm-B73-REFERENCE-NAM-5.0, whole genome shotgun sequence genome contains the following:
- the LOC100274336 gene encoding External alternative NAD(P)H-ubiquinone oxidoreductase B3, mitochondrial (The RefSeq protein has 1 substitution compared to this genomic sequence), which translates to MASNGMSLVHRAAEAVRRTPRWKKRLVLFAVGASTLTYACQDNRVLQICDGTGNKKKVVILGTGWAGASFLRNIDTSLYDVHVVSPRNYFTFTPLLPSVTCGTVEARSIVEPIRNIVRKRNGSFRFWEAECIKIDPRNKKVHCRSDVGTNINGNGEFVVDYDYLIVSIGARPNTFNTPGVTENCHFLKEVEDAQKIRKSVMKCFERAALPNLSEEERKKNLHFVVIGGGPTGVEFAAELHDFVNADLAKLYPDVKKYVNISVIEAGGHILTMFDKRITEFAEEKFKRDGIDLKTNFKVVKVSDKDITMTNPATGEVAVPYGMAVWSTGIGTRPIILDFMKQVGQENRRVLATDEWLRVQGCEDVYALGDCATIAQRKVMEDVASIFRVADKDNSGTLTVKKIKDVLGDIYERYPQVELYLKSNQMKSFHELLKDSDGNSKELKELNIEQFKEALAQVDSQVKMLPATAQVAAQEGSYLADCFNRMKTCEQYPEGPIRIRGAGRHRFKPFRYRHLGQFAPLGGEQTAYQLPGDWVHVGHSTQWLWYSVYASKQFSWRTRMLVISDWGRRFIFGRDSSSI; encoded by the exons ATGGCGAGCAACGGCATGTCGCTTGTGCATCGAGCCGCCGAGGCGGTGCGCCGCACGCCGCGATGGAAGAAGAGGCTCGTCTTATTCGCCGTCGG AGCTAGCACCTTAACTTACGCTTGTCAAGACAATCGAGTTCTTCAAATTTGTGATGGGACTGGAAACAAGAAGAAGGTGGTTATCCTTGGTACAGGATGGGCAGGTGCAAGTTTCTTGAGAAATATCGACACATCTTTGTATGATGTCCATGTGGTATCACCTCGCAATTACTTCACCTTCACTCCTTTGTTGCCAAGTGTGACATGTGGCACAGTTGAAGCACGTAGTATTGTGGAGCCAATTCGCAATATTGTGAGAAAG AGAAATGGTTCATTTCGATTTTGGGAGGCTGAATGCATCAAGATTGATCCAAGAAACAAAAAAGTCCATTGCAGATCAGATGTTGGGACAAACATTAATGGAAACGGTGAATTTGTTGTGGATTATGATTACCTGATTGTCAGTATTGGGGCTAGACCTAATACTTTCAACACACCTGGTGTTACTGAGAATTGCCATTTCCTAAAG GAAGTAGAGGATGCTCAAAAGATCAGGAAGAGTGTCATGAAATGTTTTGAAAGAGCTGCCCTTCCAAATCTTTCTGAGGAAGAGCGAAAGAAGAACCTTCATTTTGTTGTTATTGGTGGTGGCCCAACTGGGGTAGAATTTGCTGCAGAGTTGCACGATTTTGTGAATGCGGACTTGGCAAAGCTGTATCCTGATGTAAAGAAGTATGTAAACATTTCAGTAATTGAAGCAGGAGGTCATATCCTTACAAT GTTTGACAAAAGAATCACCGAATTTGCTGAAGAGAAGTTCAAGAGGGATGGCATAGATTTGAAAACAAATTTTAAAGTCGTGAAGGTGTCTGATAAGGATATTACCATGACCAATCCTGCTACAGGAGAGGTCGCTGTTCCTTATGGGATGGCAGTTTGGTCAACTGGAATTGGAACCCGTCCCATCATCTTGGATTTCATGAAGCAAGTTGGTCAG GAGAACCGGCGTGTGCTAGCTACTGACGAGTGGCTTAGGGTTCAAGGGTGTGAGGATGTATATGCTCTTGGTGATTGTGCAACGATTGCTCAAAGAAAAGTTATG GAAGATGTTGCTTCCATATTCCGAGTAGCAGACAAGGATAACTCTGGCACTTTAaccgtgaagaaaataaaagatgTCCTTGGGGACATATATGAGAGATACCCACAAGTGGAATTGTATCTTAAATCCAACCAAATGAAGAGCTTCCACGAGCTACTTAAAGACTCAGATGGTAACTCCAAGGAGTTGAAAGAACTGAACATCGAACAGTTCAAAAAGGCCCTTGCTCAAGTGGACTCTCAAGTCAAGATGCTCCCAGCAACGGCTCAG GTTGCTGCACAAGAGGGAAGTTACCTAGCCGACTGCTTCAACAGAATGAAGACGTGTGAACAATATCCTGAGGGTCCTATAAGGATCAGAGGTGCAGGGCGCCATCGGTTCAAACCTTTCAG GTACAGGCATCTCGGGCAATTCGCTCCACTGGGTGGAGAGCAAACTGCTTATCAATTGCCAGGTGACTGGGTGCATGTTGGACACAGCACCCAATGGCTGTGGTATTCTGTCTATGCAAG CAAACAATTCAGTTGGCGCACGAGGATGCTAGTCATATCAGACTGGGGGAGGCGGTTCATCTTTGGAAGGGACTCCAGTAGCATATGA